One window of the Babesia bovis T2Bo chromosome 2, whole genome shotgun sequence genome contains the following:
- a CDS encoding RNA recognition motif domain containing protein: MKVGSNTRLLIKNLPLSLDEAQTQRLISQKCKDIGLEFTDCKLLTKSGKGKTKSILGDETVSRGLCFVGFADEADATKFKDFYNGTYFRAAKVTIEYSRPFSRLPYATEAPTESSERIIKRSKESLDDGEVATTLVKHVSKYTKAGVAGERKHTVFDDAGSQDDELLPEDEGDSVAMLPNEDVDPESLDRVVIFNLPYNVTESAIRELCRPFGPITEVHLPLNKSLDTDSTQDKLTKGYCYVTWVFPSDAIKFRDAKNRSIFCGRIIHVDLAKPRKSSASDGSTYDILNRRIRERHAEKSSYKRQLQKKRQSTSGESSIWNTLHIDINATVAAVSRELELQKKEVMDENSAAVNVALTETLVLNELTRWLDEQGIDYKRFQVQKDTDDAGSEAVTEVQRSDDTIIIKNLSKESCEHELVELFSQYGTLMRLSISPYQVMGIVQYIDPKCASTAFKKMAYRPYKGLPIYVEWAPVKLFHEDAPRPVLATTPTTLDPKPTEEVDYFTDTVGDPDMEHASLGSNTSVYIKNLHFKTRNDALQHHFGSCKGYITSKVLLKDNDTLSRGFGFVEFDSLVNAKAAIRAKTGLIIDGKVIEMSIAKRVDKPVAEVPEHKLLKATSKIIVKNLAFQATKQDLYKLFSFYGNVKSVRIPKSLKSNNRGFAFVEYSSKQESARAVESLQHSHLYGRHLVLEFAEEDENSEQE; this comes from the coding sequence ATGAAGGTTGGCAGCAATACTCGATTGCTGATCAAGAACTTGCCGCTGTCTCTAGATGAAGCACAGACTCAGCGTCTAATATCGCAGAAATGTAAAGACATCGGTTTGGAATTCACTGACTGCAAGTTGTTAACTAAGTCTGGAAAGGGAAAGACAAAGTCTATCCTTGGTGATGAGACGGTGTCACGCGGCCTATGTTTCGTTGGATTCGCGGATGAAGCTGATGCCACAAAGTTTAAAGACTTTTACAATGGCACATACTTCCGTGCTGCTAAGGTTACTATTGAGTACTCTAGGCCGTTTTCTAGGTTGCCATATGCTACAGAAGCACCTACGGAGTCTTCGGAGCGTATAATAAAGCGTTCCAAGGAGTCACTAGACGATGGTGAGGTGGCAACAACACTAGTAAAGCATGTGAGCAAGTACACCAAGGCTGGTGTGGCTGGAGAGCGGAAGCATACTGTATTCGACGATGCTGGGAGCCAGGACGATGAGTTGTTACCTGAGGATGAGGGCGACTCTGTTGCTATGCTACCCAATGAGGACGTTGACCCCGAATCCCTAGATCGAGTGGTAATATTCAACCTCCCGTACAACGTCACTGAATCTGCTATCCGTGAGCTCTGCAGGCCCTTTGGTCCTATAACTGAGGTACATTTACCGTTGAACAAGtccctggataccgatagTACCCAGGACAAGCTAACGAAGGGTTACTGTTACGTAACATGGGTATTTCCATCTGATGCCATTAAGTTCCGTGATGCCAAAAACAGATCAATTTTTTGTGGCCGTATAATTCACGTAGACCTGGCCAAACCACGCAAGTCTAGTGCCAGTGACGGCTCCACTTACGACATTTTAAATCGCCGTATCCGTGAGCGGCATGCAGAGAAGTCATCCTACAAGCGCCAATTGCAGAAAAAGCGCCAATCCACCTCGGGTGAGAGTAGTATATGGAACACTCTGCATATAGACATCAACGCAACTGTTGCTGCAGTATCCCGGGAACTAGAGTTACAGAAAAAGGAAGTCATGGATGAAAACAGTGCTGCTGTGAATGTTGCCTTAACTGAGACACTGGTGCTCAACGAGTTGACTCGTTGGCTTGACGAGCAGGGTATTGACTATAAGCGATTCCAGGTACAGAAGGACACTGATGATGCGGGATCTGAGGCTGTCACGGAAGTTCAGCGCTCTGATGACACTATAATCATCAAGAACCTATCTAAAGAGAGCTGTGAGCACGAGTTGGTTGAGCTGTTTTCTCAATATGGCACCTTGATGCGGCTATCAATTTCACCGTATCAAGTAATGGGCATAGTTCAATATATCGATCCCAAGTGCGCATCAACTGCATTTAAAAAGATGGCATACAGGCCATACAAGGGCTTACCCATATATGTGGAATGGGCCCCTGTCAAGTTATTCCATGAGGATGCGCCAAGGCCAGTTTTAGCAACTACACCTACAACGTTAGACCCCAAGCCTACTGAGGAAGTTGACTACTTCACGGATACTGTTGGCGACCCTGACATGGAACACGCCAGCCTTGGGAGCAACACTAGCGTATATATCAAGAACCTGCATTTCAAAACCCGAAACGACGCTCTGCAGCATCATTTCGGGTCTTGCAAGGGATATATAACCAGTAAGGTATTACTGAAGGATAATGACACCTTGTCTAGGGGATTCGGTTTCGTTGAGTTCGACAGCCTGGTAAACGCCAAAGCTGCAATTCGCGCTAAGACAGGGTTGATCATCGATGGCAAGGTGATTGAGATGTCAATTGCTAAACGGGTTGATAAACCCGTAGCCGAGGTACCTGAGCACAAGTTGTTAAAGGCTACTTCTAAGATTATAGTAAAAAACCTGGCGTTCCAGGCTACTAAGCAGGATTTGTACAAGCTGTTCAGCTTTTACGGTAATGTTAAGTCCGTCAGGATACCAAAGAGTCTAAAGAGCAACAATCGCGGTTTTGCTTTTGTGGAGTACAGTAGCAAGCAAGAGAGCGCCAGGGCGGTGGAATCCTTGCAACACAGTCATCTCTACGGCCGCCACTTGGTTCTGGAGTTTGCCGAGGAGGATGAAAACTCGGAACAGGAGTAG
- a CDS encoding putative histone 2B protein, producing MVAKKIEKKVKKKVRSETYGTYIFKVLKQVHPDTGISKKSMMIMNSFITDTFDKIASEASKLCKYNKKETLSSREVQTAVRLVLPGELSKHAVSEGTKAVTKFTGK from the coding sequence ATGGTGGCTAAGAAGATTGAAAAGAaagtgaagaagaaggtCCGTTCGGAAACCTACGGTACCTACATCTTCAAGGTGCTTAAGCAAGTACACCCAGACACCGGTATTAGCAAGAAGTCCATGATGATCATGAACTCCTTCATTACCGACACCTTCGACAAGATTGCTAGCGAGGCCAGCAAGCTTTGCAAGTACAACAAGAAGGAGACTCTTAGCTCCCGTGAGGTCCAAACTGCTGTCAGGTTGGTTCTTCCAGGAGAATTGTCTAAACACGCCGTGTCTGAGGGTACCAAGGCAGTGACCAAGTTCACTGGAAAGTAA
- a CDS encoding Vitamin-D-receptor interacting Mediator subunit 4 family protein — MKDKFKLFSEQVCSLVQEEWQSIPDPNSPEWRSCFNRAVDAYLAGETSTCDFTSFQQELNMLPRESDALSVDIKDREKLALHIHSMMEGLWLAGRKKLDAINQCNRSAPLKISEVSSYAKRLSRTTCSPPENMNTMDPNYHSETYPQYHFLGYPSVSEMHSSRLFDLHRLEESSSAPRVIFEPISADMHRMRLECSTPNAVLYFQTSRVNSSQVDPHTGQPVTYTTAPAVYNPSKNLNFKTSCQPFSVFTWSTCEGLRQSEVVRTEYVPPTDKSKGDVSTKKSFGFLIGRELIS; from the coding sequence ATGAAAGACAAATTCAAGTTGTTTTCGGAGCAGGTATGCTCCCTTGTGCAAGAAGAATGGCAATCTATACCTGATCCTAACAGTCCGGAGTGGCGGAGTTGCTTTAACCGCGCTGTTGACGCATATTTGGCTGGCGAAACCAGTACTTGTGACTTCACTAGTTTTCAACAAGAGTTGAATATGCTTCCTAGGGAATCAGATGCACTTAGTGTTGATATAAAAGATCGTGAGAAGTTGGCTTTGCATATTCATTCCATGATGGAAGGCCTCTGGCTAGCTGGCCGAAAGAAGTTGGATGCCATTAATCAGTGTAATCGAAGTGCACCGCTGAAGATATCGGAAGTATCATCTTATGCGAAACGGCTTAGTAGGACTACCTGTTCTCCACCTGAGAACATGAATACTATGGACCCCAATTACCATTCTGAGACATACCCTCAATACCACTTTTTGGGTTACCCGAGTGTGAGTGAGATGCATTCGTCACGTTTATTTGATTTGCATCGTTTGGAAGAGTCATCTTCAGCTCCTCGTGTCATCTTCGAGCCCATTTCTGCTGACATGCATCGTATGCGTCTTGAATGTTCCACACCCAATGCTGTTCTGTACTTCCAGACTTCAAGGGTCAACTCATCTCAGGTGGATCCACACACAGGGCAGCCTGTTACGTATACAACTGCTCCTGCTGTATATAACCCATCAAAGAACTTGAATTTCAAGACATCTTGCCAACCATTCAGTGTGTTTACGTGGTCTACTTGTGAGGGCTTACGGCAATCAGAGGTTGTTCGCACTGAGTATGTACCTCCTACTGATAAATCCAAGGGGGATGTTAGTACTAAGAAATCATTTGGGTTCTTAATAGGTAGGGAGCTCATATCCTAG
- a CDS encoding myb-like DNA-binding/DnaJ domain containing protein has translation MLERGLLALCNAPFNDDQPLVFKSEKAVRKIEPAGFAFFLTKEWELDVSYHDIFHPVQVTNVSRMTMDIVKSYVSCTNKSVDNVKHLFSLKTQWAQLLTDAKCAEHLVDEVDKESVDSPKLTKANSKVCLGLVRDFVSKNQNAYELLDVCDSDDLSKIKANYKRIVLLLHPDKAGNTRVPEDMEHYVNKYRIRHLGDEQLKQQFILLQDAFTIMSDPQLRHEYDCSLPFDETIPTKEEAKLADDFYGLFAPVFELNARWSRTKPVPSLGAANSSDDDIDFFYDFWRNFETTRTFSHAAPHLLDDAESREEKRWMERENLKVQRKLIKKELVRIQKLVDLAQAFDPRLKARAERRLQEKVERKRLQEEQRLREQRELEEALARQRTELELSQNREKFEKQIVKKLRQHVRAIGNKVPNGATLSQHFDRLSELDYAFMKETCESIYALLGHPTCLEGTDESLQFVKKMDSAVKAATIDDKVDVFESILLSVSSKIVPPAAGAPQDTHTVKRAEETEEQPVQWTTEELSRLSKGVEMHVAGVTDRWSLIAKHVKTKTAAQCIQMAREIASGKRLDENTPAVNIANGVHSDSWSVEQQSEFEAALVKYPSSLDPASRWRLIASEVRGKTPKECLSRFKMIKATIAASSGKN, from the exons ATGTTAGAACGTGGTTTGCTTGCGCTTTGTAATGCGCCTTTTAACGATGATCAGCCGTTGGTCTTTAAATCTGAGAAGGCAGTTCGAAAAATCGAGCCGGCTGGCTTTGCCTTCTTTTTGACTAAGGAGTGGGAGTTAGATGTTTCTTACCATG ATATTTTCCATCCAGTTCAAGTTACCAATGTCTCCAGGATGACTATGGACATTGTTAAATCATATGTTTCGTGCACAAATAAGTCTGTGGATAATGTGAAGCACTTATTTTCCTTGAAGACACAATGGGCTCAGTTGTTGACTGACGCCAAGTGTGCTGAGCATTTGGTTGACGAGGTAGACAAGGAGTCTGTGGACTCTCCCAAGTTGACTAAAGCTAATTCTAAAGTGTGCTTGGGGTTGGTTCGTGATTTTGTGTCTAAGAACCAAAACGCTTATGAGCTATTGGATGTTTGTGATTCTGATGACCTTAGTAAGATAAAGGCCAACTACAAACGGATTGTATTATTGTTACATCCAGATAAGGCTGGCAATACGCGTGTTCCTGAAGACATGGAGCACTACGTCAACAAGTACCGGATTCGTCACCTTGGTGACGAGCAGCTTAAGCAGCAGTTTATTTTACTCCAGGACGCCTTTACTATAATGAGTGATCCTCAGTTACGTCATGAATACGACTGCAGTTTACCATTTGATGAGACAATTCCTACTAAGGAGGAAGCCAAGTTAGCAGATGACTTTTATGGCTTATTTGCACCGGTGTTTGAGTTAAATGCTAG GTGGTCGCGCACGAAGCCCGTACCATCTTTGGGTGCGGCTAACAGCAGTGATGACGACATTGATTTCTTTTATGATTTTTGGCGCAACTTTGAGACAACTCGTACCTTTAGTCACGCGGCGCCTCACTTGCTTGACGACGCTGAATCTCGTGAAGAGAAGCGTTGGATGGAGCGTGAGAACCTGAAGGTTCAACGCAAGTTGATTAAGAAAGAGCTCGTTCGCATTCAGAAACTGGTTGACTTGGCTCAGGCGTTCGACCCTCGTTTGAAGGCTCGTGCTGAGCGTCGTCTTCAGGAGAAGGTTGAGCGCAAGCGTTTACAGGAGGAGCAGCGTTTACGTGAGCAGCGCGAGTTAGAGGAGGCTCTAGCTCGGCAGCGCACTGAGTTGGAATTATCGCAGAACCGTGAAAAGTTCGAAAAGCAGATTGTCAAGAAGCTGCGCCAGCACGTCCGCGCTATTGGTAACAAGGTTCCGAACGGTGCCACCTTATCGCAACATTTTGACCGTCTTTCTGAATTGGATTATGCATTTATGAAGGAGACCTGTGAGTCCATCTATGCTCTACTGGGTCATCCCACCTGCCTCGAGGGCACCGACGAATCACTTCAATTTGTCAAGAAGATGGATTCCGCTGTTAAAGCGGCTACTATTGACGACAAAGTGGATGTCTTCGAGAGCATTTTATTATCTGTGAGTTCAAAGATCGTACCACCCGCTGCGGGTGCGCCTCAAGATACGCATACTGTCAAGCGTGCTGAGGAGACTGAGGAACAACCCGTCCAATGGACTACCGAAGAGCTTTCTCGTTTATCCAAGGGCGTGGAGATGCACGTGGCCGGTGTTACTGACCGCTGGAGCCTGATAGCTAAGCACGTCAAGACCAAGACTGCTGCCCAATGCATACAGATGGCACGTGAGATAGCTTCCGGTAAGCGTCTGGATGAAAACACACCCGCTGTTAATATAGCCAACGGGGTACATAGCGACTCTTGGAGCGTTGAGCAGCAGAGTGAGTTCGAGGCCGCTCTTGTCAAGTACCCTTCGTCGCTTGACCCCGCCAGCCGGTGGCGCTTGATCGCATCAGAGGTCAGGGGCAAGACGCCCAAGGAATGCCTCAGCAGGTTCAAGATGATAAAGGCAACCATTGCGGCCTCATCGGGTAAAAATTAA
- a CDS encoding structural maintenance of chromosome (smc) family protein: protein MHIESIILDGFKSYSTRTVIGPLDPHFNAVTGLNGSGKSNVLDSLCFCLGIADLSCVRANKLDDLIYKQGQAGITKATVTVVLNNRRQPSPLPDAYRKMPEVTITRQIALGGRNRYFLNGHPSTPKAIAEFFQCARMNVNNPRFLIMQGRVTKVVNMKPKELLALIEEASGTRIYESKRAAAMRLIERKNQKLEEIGKILREEIEPQTLRLKQDCEDYLRWSNIQDEVSRLERFDVAHRYWVAKERVEHCMNHEEGVVAEKTAIQQDLQSLEERISLLESQFNERRRQLEVGNGPVADAQRNRDAIASEIGEMESELTLLHRDLEELQSCTNDIRIEIDNATRELNERVESSKTDADKVKSLTDKLKRSKLEVTELETALGLATSAPGGHNDTGGGSRQHQLKDMKSELSRLEAEEIALSNFISHSEVEIAEQRRVASSMDSEMREFERRRHEAESHRDGIYRRLEEAKSSLDSLGGIEVVSSLERRLREVRDKRDRTAESASVLEADLNRSRTRVRVPDHLGQMSSSDLTAPYYGQAFELVHLRPEVQDQVALPVHVLFGYKLSYLIARDKECAKVIFEHNGLARSSRKVTVLPLNDAVVGRVVSDADVQHCRRLVDVDPNDSSAVSCYTDVLEFDPKFSKLAKYLAGNSLICNSSQIARKIAYQKDRSRAYPTATLQGDKFDVGGSMSGGSNKGMHMVLLVASRLRNAQLELTALSTEYNELESQLQSARKVVSAYDELTKELQICESNLLSIEQRFNSFGATAAMRKIDDLKASIAERRAQILDIQQQRADLGAKIAQVESDLVEWERDRGKKETEAKHRLKQLKLDIKRDSGELDRMNQAMSTIQLEQDNLQRRVANAKDELVSKEATTKNLLSKLDNLKERISARKNDLTHSDARLTELTRQLCVSQDELGRMQHELESAGQSKSQMNLRLKKLEYTLLEVTKEYEEARVVSDRLLRDNPWITAEEPNFNRKGSTFDFSSVKLDTVTKRLSELQQLRQDLSRRVNRKAQQLYEKMEFEYNDLVAKTKKVEADRDKIHSVIADLDVKKHENINVIFRTVNRFFSDIFHVLLSNAEAKLVPVNGDITNGIEMKIGFNGAWKNSLSELSGGQRSLLALALILAMLKVRPAPIYILDEVDAALDLSHTQNIGKMIKTQFPNSQFLIVSLKEGMFSNANVLFKTRFVDGYSTIMRHALSDKQGNKKQKEGNAL, encoded by the coding sequence ATGCACATCGAATCGATTATTCTGGATGGATTTAAGAGTTATTCCACTCGCACTGTCATTGGTCCTCTTGACCCGCATTTTAATGCTGTCACAGGTCTCAATGGATCCGGTAAGTCCAATGTTCTTGACAGTTTATGCTTTTGTTTGGGTATAGCTGACTTGAGTTGTGTACGAGCTAATAAGTTGGATGATTTGATATATAAGCAAGGTCAAGCTGGCATTACTAAGGCCACTGTGACTGTAGTTCTGAACAACCGTCGTCAGCCTAGTCCTTTACCGGATGCTTATCGCAAGATGCCTGAAGTGACTATAACTCGCCAAATTGCTCTTGGTGGTCGTAATCGTTACTTTCTTAATGGTCATCCCTCAACACCCAAGGCCATTGCTGAGTTCTTCCAGTGTGCTCGTATGAATGTGAACAATCCTCGTTTTTTGATTATGCAGGGTCGTGTTACTAAAGTGGTGAATATGAAGCCAAAGGAGCTGCTAGCATTAATTGAGGAGGCATCGGGTACTCGCATTTATGAAAGTAAGCGTGCTGCTGCTATGCGTCTTATTGAGCGCAAGAACCAGAAGTTAGAGGAGATTGGAAAGATACTACGTGAGGAGATAGAGCCCCAAACGTTACGTTTGAAGCAGGACTGTGAGGATTATTTACGTTGGAGCAACATTCAGGATGAGGTTTCAAGGCTTGAGCGTTTTGACGTGGCTCACCGTTACTGGGTTGCTAAGGAGCGTGTTGAACATTGCATGAATCATGAAGAGGGTGTAGTTGCTGAGAAGACTGCTATTCAACAGGATTTACAGTCTCTCGAGGAACGTATAAGCCTGCTGGAGTCGCAATTTAATGAGCGTCGTCGTCAATTAGAAGTGGGTAATGGACCTGTTGCTGACGCTCAGCGCAACCGTGATGCCATAGCATCTGAGATCGGTGAAATGGAATCTGAATTAACGTTATTGCATCGTGACCTAGAGGAGTTACAGAGCTGCACTAATGATATACGTATAGAGATCGACAATGCCACTCGGGAGCTTAATGAGCGTGTTGAATCTTCTAAAACTGATGCCGATAAGGTCAAGAGTTTGACTGATAAGTTAAAGCGAAGTAAGCTCGAGGTTACTGAGCTTGAGACTGCCTTGGGTCTGGCTACATCAGCGCCTGGTGGTCACAACGACACTGGCGGTGGTTCTCGTCAACATCAGTTAAAGGACATGAAATCTGAGTTATCACGTCTTGAGGCTGAGGAAATTGCTTTATCTAATTTTATAAGTCACAGTGAAGTTGAGATTGCAGAACAACGACGTGTTGCTTCTAGTATGGACTCTGAGATGCGTGAGTTTGAACGTAGACGCCATGAAGCAGAATCACATCGTGACGGTATATACCGTCGTCTGGAGGAGGCCAAATCATCACTAGATTCGTTAGGTGGTATAGAGGTAGTTTCCAGTTTAGAACGTCGATTACGTGAAGTTCGTGATAAGCGTGACCGCACCGCGGAGAGTGCTAGTGTCTTGGAGGCTGATTTGAACCGTTCACGAACACGCGTTAGGGTACCTGACCATTTAGGTCAAATGTCGTCATCTGATTTAACAGCTCCATATTATGGCCAAGCTTTTGAACTTGTTCATCTAAGGCCTGAAGTGCAAGACCAGGTTGCGTTACCTGTGCATGTTTTATTTGGATATAAGCTATCGTATTTAATTGCTCGTGACAAAGAATGCGCCAAAGTTATTTTTGAGCATAACGGTTTAGCTCGAAGTAGCAGAAAGGTTACGGTATTACCTTTGAACGATGCTGTTGTAGGCCGTGTTGTTTCTGATGCTGATGTCCAACATTGCCGTAGGTTGGTTGATGTTGACCCTAATGACTCTAGTGCGGTATCTTGTTACACTGATGTTTTAGAATTCGATCCTAAATTTTCGAAATTAGCAAAGTACCTTGCTGGTAATTCGTTAATTTGCAATTCAAGTCAAATTGCTCGTAAGATAGCTTACCAGAAGGACAGGTCACGTGCTTATCCAACGGCTACTTTACAAGGGGACAAGTTTGATGTTGGAGGCTCGATGTCTGGTGGGTCTAACAAGGGCATGCATATGGTTTTGTTGGTTGCTAGTCGATTACGCAATGCACAGCTGGAGCTAACAGCTTTGAGCACCGAGTACAACGAATTAGAATCACAATTGCAATCTGCTCGTAAGGTCGTTAGTGCCTACGACGAGTTGACTAAGGAGTTACAGATTTGCGAGAGTAACCTTCTCAGCATAGAGCAGCGTTTCAATAGTTTTGGGGCCACTGCTGCTATGCGCAAGATTGACGACCTCAAGGCATCTATCGCAGAGCGACGTGCTCAGATATTGGATATCCAGCAGCAGCGTGCTGATTTGGGTGCTAAGATTGCCCAGGTGGAATCTGACCTGGTCGAATGGGAGCGCGACCGTGGCAAGAAGGAGACAGAGGCTAAGCACCGCTTGAAACAGCTTAAACTAGATATTAAGCGTGATTCTGGTGAATTGGATCGTATGAATCAGGCGATGTCAACAATTCAGCTGGAGCAGGACAACTTGCAACGCCGTGTGGCTAATGCCAAGGACGAGCTTGTGTCCAAGGAGGCCACTACAAAAAATTTGTTATCCAAGCTAGATAACCTTAAAGAAAGGATTTCAGCACGTAAAAACGATTTAACTCATAGTGATGCACGATTAACTGAGTTAACACGTCAATTATGTGTTTCTCAGGACGAATTAGGACGTATGCAGCATGAGTTGGAGTCTGCAGGGCAAAGCAAAAGTCAAATGAACCTACGTCTCAAGAAGTTGGAGTACACTTTACTAGAGGTGACTAAAGAATATGAGGAAGCTAGGGTTGTGTCTGACCGTCTTCTTCGTGATAATCCTTGGATTACAGCCGAGGAGCCAAATTTTAATCGCAAGGGCTCAACCTTTGATTTTAGCAGCGTTAAATTGGATACCGTAACAAAACGGTTGTCTGAATTGCAACAGTTGCGTCAAGACTTGTCCCGTAGGGTAAACCGTAAGGCACAGCAGTTGTATGAGAAGATGGAATTTGAGTATAATGACCTCGTAGCAAAGACTAAGAAGGTTGAAGCTGACCGCGATAAGATCCACAGTGTAATTGCTGACTTGGATGTTAAGAAGCATGAGAATATCAATGTTATTTTCCGTACGGTTAACCGTTTTTTCTCTGACATATTCCACGTTCTTCTGTCAAATGCTGAGGCAAAGTTGGTACCTGTGAATGGTGACATTACTAACGGGATTGAGATGAAGATAGGTTTCAACGGTGCTTGGAAGAATTCACTGTCTGAGCTTTCTGGTGGCCAACGATCACTACTTGCTTTGGCACTCATTCTTGCGATGCTCAAGGTACGTCCCGCTCCCATTTACATTCTTGATGAGGTTGACGCCGCTCTTGATCTTAGCCACACGCAAAACATTGGTAAAATGATAAAGACACAGTTTCCCAATTCTCAGTTTCTTATTGTTAGTTTGAAGGAGGGTATGTTTTCTAATGCTAACGTCCTGTTTAAAACTCGTTTCGTTGATGGTTACTCTACGATTATGCGTCATGCTTTGTCTGACAAGCAGGGCAATAAGAAGCAGAAGGAGGGTAATGCTCTATAG
- a CDS encoding Protein phosphatase 2C family protein has protein sequence MNVQPAECDRQTYSDHVSTESLGVFYHRKYTASVHRELGNRLIQEDRFVFAPYMIPERNDVSFFGIFDGTGGPFAADTIQNTIIEHMVSTDAWKSLMTAIDSAETGSTKIRQLAATAMKQAYANADKELLELCQKTDEHYTASTGVTVLLIKDYIVVAHVGDSRAAICYEDGGAYVTRFITTDHKPHSPDEKRRIKAAGGIVVYSKTRHATTFLRCGDYLKRHARGERPMQIQYSRAFGGKELKRCGLLCEPDVSIYKGLHQHKALIIASDGLWNVFKTRTAFTIVLRAHSNGKNPSITLVESAIMKNTAESRNSDNITSIVIIFNA, from the exons ATGAACGTACAGCCAGCAGAATGTGACAGGCAAACTTATTCCGATCATGTATCCACAGAATCATTGGGTGTCTTCTATCATAGGAAGTATACCGCATCAGTGCATAGAGAATTAG GAAATAGGCTGATACAAGAAGATCGATTTGTATTTGCACCATATATGATTCCTGAACGAAATGATGTATCATTCTTCGGTATATTCGATGGCACCGGCG GTCCATTCGCAGCGGATACCATACAAAATACAATAATAGAACACATGGTGTCTACTGATGCATG GAAATCTCTAATGACGGCAATCGATTCTGCAGAAACAGGATCAACTAAAATACGGCAACTGGCAGCTACGGCTATGAAACAAGCATACGCTAATGCAGACAAAGAATTGCTGGAACTGTGTCAAAAGACAGATGAGCACTACACTGCCTCCACTGGCGTAACAGTATTGTTGATCAAGGATTACATAGTAGTAGCACACGTG GGCGACAGCAGGGCAGCAATCTGCTACGAAGACGGTGGTGCATATGTAACTAGATTCATCACAACAGATCACAAACCACACTCTCCTGATGAAAAAAGGCGTATTAAA GCCGCTGGAGGAATCGTTGTATATAGCAAAACACGACATGCCACAACATTCCTGCGTTGTGGTGATTATTTGAAACGGCACGCTAGAGGGGAACGGCCTATGCAAATCCAATATTCAAGAGCATTCGGG GGGAAAGAGTTGAAACGATGCGGGTTGCTATGCGAGCCAGATGTCAGCATATACAAAGGATTACATCAGCATAAAGCATTGATAATAGCTTCAGATGGCCTTTGGAACGTATTTAAAACAAGAACTGCATTCACAATAGTCCTCCGTGCACATTCAAACG GTAAAAACCCTAGCATAACCCTGGTAGAATCAGCAATAATGAAAAATACGGCGGAATCAAGAAATTCGGATAACATTACATCAATAGTCATTATATTTAACGCATGA
- a CDS encoding putative integral membrane protein translates to MYGLPSLGRASKYVDVLASTNRLPINVLRRRFSQIAQNIVNEALETPKSLYAATAIPDPAVRGDRLPKKYKPGYESCRIFDNPNIIEVVRNGGKETLGDRLYRYMDIGGTLSMFNSRKYHILRTPAESRKGLMLCTELERKQLIVMDAMIAWMLVYVLYLFVQHKRHVYDKPPNVEVVHHEFSGNRTKDFTWHGSMFFQYPKGRCKECRWLELECKKACYDKLLKEGHKFIIHEPMQKPRSRLYPSPYPPSQS, encoded by the coding sequence ATGTACGGGCTTCCGAGCCTCGGACGCGCTTCTAAGTATGTGGATGTACTGGCTTCAACAAACCGACTTCCCATCAACGTCTTAAGGCGACGATTCTCACAAATTGCACAAAATATTGTGAATGAAGCCTTAGAAACGCCCAAGTCCTTATATGCAGCAACTGCTATCCCCGATCCTGCAGTACGTGGAGATCGTCTACCTAAGAAGTACAAACCAGGCTACGAGTCATGTCGTATCTTCGATAACCCTAACATCATCGAGGTAGTGCGCAATGGTGGTAAAGAGACCTTGGGTGACCGTCTGTACCGCTACATGGACATTGGTGGCACGCTCTCCATGTTCAACAGTAGGAAGTACCACATACTGAGAACACCGGCAGAAAGCAGGAAGGGTCTCATGTTGTGCACCGAACTGGAACGCAAACAGCTTATTGTCATGGATGCCATGATCGCCTGGATGCTAGTATACGTTCTATACCTCTTTGTTCAGCACAAGCGTCATGTATATGACAAACCGCCAAATGTTGAAGTTGTTCATCATGAGTTTAGCGGCAACCGTACGAAGGATTTCACGTGGCATGGAAGCATGTTTTTCCAGTACCCTAAAGGACGTTGCAAGGAATGCCGCTGGTTAGAGTTGGAATGTAAAAAGGCATGTTATGACAAGCTTCTGAAGGAAGGGCACAAATTTATCATTCACGAGCCTATGCAGAAGCCGCGTAGCCGCTTGTACCCTAGCCCATATCCACCGAGCCAATCATGA